In Palleronia sp. LCG004, a single window of DNA contains:
- a CDS encoding SDR family oxidoreductase — translation MTRNILITGASSGIGRTTARTFLDEGWNVALVGRREEALRETAEGHEDSTLILPLDVTDENAVTEAFVKVAQEWGRLDVLFNNAGMNIADGTLDEIAVADFRKLCDVNITGMFICARAAFGLMRRQDPQGGRIINNGSISAHVPRPGSAAYTMSKHAVTGLTRTVSLDGRPFDIACGQIDIGNALTDMAEKMTKGVPQADGSRKVEPVMDASHVASSVLHMATLPLEANVQFLTVMASAMPFIGRG, via the coding sequence ATGACACGCAACATTCTCATCACCGGCGCGAGCAGCGGTATCGGCCGGACGACCGCGCGCACGTTCCTCGACGAGGGGTGGAACGTCGCGCTTGTCGGGCGGCGCGAGGAGGCGCTGCGCGAGACGGCCGAGGGGCACGAGGACAGCACGCTGATCCTGCCGCTCGACGTCACCGACGAGAACGCGGTGACCGAGGCCTTCGTGAAGGTCGCGCAGGAATGGGGCCGGCTCGACGTGCTCTTCAACAATGCGGGCATGAACATCGCCGACGGCACGCTCGACGAGATCGCGGTCGCCGATTTCCGCAAGCTCTGCGACGTCAACATCACCGGCATGTTCATCTGCGCGCGCGCGGCCTTCGGGCTCATGCGGCGGCAGGACCCGCAGGGCGGACGCATCATCAACAACGGCTCGATCTCGGCGCATGTGCCGCGACCGGGATCGGCGGCCTACACGATGTCGAAACACGCCGTGACCGGCCTCACGCGGACGGTCAGCCTCGACGGGCGGCCCTTCGACATCGCCTGCGGTCAGATCGACATCGGCAACGCGCTGACCGACATGGCCGAGAAGATGACGAAGGGCGTGCCGCAGGCCGATGGCAGCCGCAAGGTCGAGCCGGTCATGGATGCGAGCCACGTGGCGAGCTCGGTCCTGCACATGGCGACGCTGCCGCTCGAGGCGAACGTGCAGTTCCTGACCGTGATGGCGAGCGCGATGCCCTTCATCGGGCGGGGCTGA
- a CDS encoding IlvD/Edd family dehydratase, which yields MADTRANKQFRSQEWFDNPNNPGMTALYLERYQNQQFNRSELQSGKPIIGIAQTGSDLAPCNKIHVFLMDRIKSGIRDGGGIPMEFPVHPIQETGKRPTAALDRNLSYLGLVEVLHGYPIDAVVLTTGCDKTTPAMLMGAATMDIPAITLNGGPMLDGWWKGKRVGSGGVIWEGRRLLAEGKIDYDEFMDRACASAPSMGHCNTMGTASTMNAMAEALGMSLTGCSAIPAPFRERMEMAYETGKRIVAMAYEDLKPSDILTREAFENAIVVNSAIGGSTNAPPHLQAIARHAGVELDVTDWQKIGYDVPLMLNMQPAGAYLGESFQRAGGVPAIMAELAKAGRIHEGCMTVTGRTMGENIAGRDSADHDVITTYDKPLRPNAGFVVLSGNLFDSALMKTSVISEDFRKRYIDTPGSEGTYEARAVVFEGPEDYHDRINDVTLEIDDTTILFIRGVGCVGYPGSAEVVNMQPPDEVLRRGIVHLPTVGDGRQSGTSESPSILNASPEAAVGGGLAYLRTGDRVKLDLNAGTLNALVPEDEWEARKAAWQPPELVHQTPWEEIYRTHVGQLAQGGCLELATAYQRIRESLPRDNH from the coding sequence ATGGCCGATACGCGCGCAAACAAGCAATTCCGCTCGCAGGAATGGTTCGACAACCCGAACAATCCGGGCATGACCGCCCTCTATCTGGAACGCTACCAGAACCAGCAGTTCAACCGCTCCGAGCTGCAATCGGGCAAGCCGATCATCGGCATCGCGCAGACGGGCAGCGATCTCGCGCCCTGCAACAAGATCCACGTCTTTCTCATGGACCGGATCAAGAGCGGCATCCGCGACGGCGGCGGCATCCCGATGGAATTCCCGGTCCATCCGATCCAGGAGACGGGCAAGCGGCCGACCGCCGCGCTCGACCGGAACCTGAGCTATCTGGGCCTGGTCGAGGTGCTGCACGGCTATCCGATCGACGCGGTGGTGCTGACGACCGGGTGCGACAAGACCACGCCCGCCATGCTGATGGGCGCGGCCACGATGGACATCCCGGCGATCACCCTCAACGGCGGGCCGATGCTCGACGGGTGGTGGAAGGGCAAGCGCGTGGGATCGGGCGGCGTCATCTGGGAGGGACGGCGCCTGCTTGCGGAGGGCAAGATCGACTATGACGAGTTCATGGACCGCGCCTGTGCCTCGGCCCCGTCGATGGGCCATTGCAACACGATGGGCACGGCCAGCACGATGAACGCGATGGCCGAGGCGCTGGGCATGTCGCTGACCGGCTGTTCGGCCATTCCGGCCCCGTTCCGCGAGCGGATGGAGATGGCCTACGAGACCGGCAAGCGCATCGTCGCGATGGCCTACGAGGATCTCAAGCCGTCGGACATCCTGACGCGCGAGGCGTTCGAGAACGCGATCGTGGTGAATTCGGCCATCGGCGGATCGACCAACGCGCCCCCGCACCTGCAGGCGATCGCGCGCCATGCGGGCGTCGAGCTCGACGTGACGGACTGGCAGAAGATCGGCTACGACGTGCCGCTCATGCTCAACATGCAGCCCGCCGGGGCCTATCTGGGCGAATCGTTCCAGCGTGCGGGCGGGGTGCCCGCGATCATGGCCGAACTCGCCAAGGCGGGGCGCATCCACGAAGGGTGCATGACGGTGACGGGCCGGACGATGGGCGAGAACATCGCCGGTCGCGACAGTGCCGACCACGACGTCATCACGACCTACGACAAGCCGCTGCGCCCCAATGCGGGTTTCGTGGTGCTGTCGGGCAACCTCTTCGATTCCGCGTTGATGAAGACGAGCGTGATCTCCGAGGATTTCCGCAAGCGCTACATCGACACGCCGGGCAGCGAGGGGACCTACGAGGCGCGCGCCGTCGTCTTCGAGGGGCCCGAGGATTATCACGACCGGATCAACGACGTGACGCTCGAGATCGACGACACGACGATCCTGTTCATCCGGGGGGTCGGCTGCGTCGGCTATCCCGGATCGGCCGAGGTCGTGAACATGCAGCCGCCCGACGAGGTGCTGCGCCGCGGGATCGTCCACCTGCCGACGGTGGGCGACGGACGGCAATCGGGCACCTCCGAGAGCCCCTCGATCCTCAACGCCTCGCCCGAGGCGGCGGTGGGCGGCGGGCTCGCCTATCTCAGGACGGGCGACAGGGTGAAGCTCGACCTCAATGCGGGCACGTTGAACGCGCTCGTCCCCGAGGACGAATGGGAGGCGCGCAAGGCCGCCTGGCAGCCGCCCGAGCTCGTCCACCAGACGCCGTGGGAGGAGATCTACCGCACCCATGTCGGTCAGCTGGCGCAGGGCGGGTGCCTCGAACTCGCCACGGCCTATCAGCGGATCCGCGAAAGCCTTCCGCGCGACAATCACTGA
- a CDS encoding phytanoyl-CoA dioxygenase family protein: protein MLSDTQKASYAEDGYLMVENVVTEEQLGTMRSVTRDLIEASREVSESDAVYDLDRGHSREQPKLTRIKLPHKRHACFDDALRSSGVTEVLTDLLGADVTLLTSKLNTKAPGGGAAVEWHQDWAFYPHTNDDLLAVGLMLDDVDEENGPLMVIPGTHRGPILDHRANGVFCGAIDPADPLFERDRAVTLTGRAGSMSVHHARLLHGSAPNVSDRPRLILFFECAAADAWPILGANSYIHELGQRRFWEDLQDRTIAGSPCLSPRLKEVPVTMPLPPAGDTSSIFGMQRSGGAKSAFA from the coding sequence ATGCTGAGCGACACGCAGAAGGCGTCCTATGCGGAAGACGGATATCTGATGGTCGAGAACGTCGTGACGGAGGAGCAGCTCGGGACCATGCGATCGGTCACGCGCGACCTGATCGAGGCGTCGCGCGAGGTGAGCGAGAGCGACGCGGTCTACGATCTCGATCGCGGGCATTCGCGGGAGCAGCCCAAACTCACGCGGATCAAGCTGCCGCACAAGCGCCATGCCTGTTTCGACGACGCGCTGCGATCCTCGGGCGTGACGGAGGTGCTGACCGACCTGCTGGGGGCCGACGTGACGCTGCTGACGTCGAAGCTCAACACCAAGGCACCGGGCGGCGGCGCGGCGGTCGAGTGGCACCAGGACTGGGCCTTCTATCCGCATACCAACGACGATCTGCTGGCCGTGGGCCTGATGCTCGACGACGTGGACGAGGAGAACGGGCCGCTGATGGTCATTCCCGGCACGCATCGCGGGCCGATCCTCGATCATCGCGCGAACGGCGTCTTCTGCGGTGCGATCGACCCCGCGGATCCGCTTTTCGAGCGGGACCGGGCCGTGACGCTGACGGGCAGGGCGGGCAGCATGAGCGTGCATCACGCGCGGCTGCTGCACGGATCGGCCCCGAACGTGTCGGACCGGCCGCGGCTCATCCTCTTCTTCGAATGCGCGGCGGCCGATGCCTGGCCGATCCTGGGCGCGAATTCGTATATCCACGAACTCGGCCAGCGGCGGTTCTGGGAGGACCTTCAGGACCGCACCATCGCGGGCAGCCCCTGCCTTTCGCCGCGACTGAAGGAGGTGCCGGTCACGATGCCGCTGCCGCCCGCCGGGGATACGAGCTCGATCTTCGGGATGCAGCGGTCGGGCGGCGCGAAATCGGCCTTCGCATGA
- a CDS encoding LysE family translocator, translating to MLTFAAAVFFLIITPGPGVLSAAGMGSGYGFRAGLRYLVGLFVGTNLVAIAVITGLGAIVLSVPWLRWILMIASVGYLLYLAVRIATAGSRIAFVESTRAPGMGAGLLLQAINPKAYAVNTTLFAGFPYAADSYAFEVASKLVITNAIWIPIHLAWLWAGASLHRLALDETTQRRINYAMAASMLAVVALALISGTRQT from the coding sequence ATGCTGACATTCGCGGCCGCCGTCTTCTTCCTCATCATCACGCCCGGACCGGGGGTCCTCTCGGCGGCCGGGATGGGGTCGGGCTACGGCTTCCGCGCGGGGCTGCGATACCTCGTCGGGCTCTTCGTCGGCACGAACCTCGTCGCGATCGCGGTCATCACCGGGCTCGGCGCGATCGTGCTGTCGGTGCCGTGGCTGAGGTGGATCCTGATGATCGCCTCGGTGGGCTACCTGCTCTATCTCGCCGTCCGCATCGCGACCGCCGGCAGCCGCATCGCCTTCGTCGAAAGCACGCGCGCCCCCGGCATGGGCGCGGGGCTTCTGCTGCAGGCGATCAATCCCAAGGCCTACGCGGTCAACACCACGCTCTTCGCGGGCTTTCCCTATGCCGCCGACAGCTATGCCTTCGAGGTGGCGAGCAAGCTCGTCATCACCAACGCGATCTGGATTCCGATCCATCTCGCCTGGCTCTGGGCCGGCGCGTCCTTGCACCGGCTCGCATTGGATGAGACGACACAGCGACGCATCAACTACGCCATGGCCGCCTCGATGCTTGCGGTGGTCGCCCTGGCCCTGATTTCCGGAACGAGACAGACATGA
- a CDS encoding sugar kinase — translation MTSERSFLSIGECMVELAQTGSDTYRRGFAGDTFNTAWYARRLLPDEWRVSYGSCIGTDAVSEEMAAFMEAEGIDTTTLRRVPDRSVGLYMISTEGGERSFSYWRSQSAARLLADDSGWLDEVLGSRDYVHLSGITLAILPAAQRSNLCNALKRAREGGTFVSFDTNLRPRLWEDEKTMREGLTMGAEAADLVLPSFDEETGLFGDPTPADTVARYRAGGARMVVVKNGGEDVTLWSADGTDTALSPERVADPVDTTAAGDSFAAAVLAGLATGKSLEDAVAVAMILSAKVIRSHGALAPAIFD, via the coding sequence ATGACGAGCGAACGCAGCTTCCTTTCCATCGGCGAATGCATGGTCGAACTCGCCCAGACCGGGTCCGACACCTATCGGCGCGGCTTTGCGGGCGACACGTTCAACACCGCCTGGTACGCGCGCAGGCTCCTGCCCGACGAATGGCGCGTCTCCTACGGAAGCTGCATCGGCACCGACGCCGTGTCCGAGGAGATGGCCGCCTTCATGGAGGCCGAGGGCATCGACACCACGACCCTGCGCCGCGTCCCCGACCGCAGCGTCGGGCTCTACATGATCTCGACCGAAGGGGGCGAGCGCAGCTTCTCCTACTGGCGCTCGCAATCGGCCGCGCGGCTTCTGGCCGACGATTCGGGCTGGCTCGACGAGGTGCTGGGCAGCCGCGACTACGTCCACCTCTCGGGCATCACGCTCGCCATCCTTCCCGCCGCCCAGCGCAGCAACCTCTGCAACGCGCTCAAGCGCGCGCGCGAGGGCGGGACCTTCGTCTCGTTCGACACCAATCTCAGGCCCCGCCTCTGGGAGGACGAAAAGACGATGCGGGAGGGCCTCACCATGGGGGCCGAGGCCGCCGATCTGGTCCTGCCGAGCTTCGACGAGGAGACCGGGCTCTTCGGCGACCCGACCCCCGCCGACACGGTCGCGCGATACCGCGCGGGCGGCGCGCGCATGGTCGTCGTCAAGAACGGCGGCGAGGACGTGACGCTCTGGTCGGCGGACGGCACCGACACGGCGCTGTCGCCCGAGCGCGTCGCCGATCCGGTCGACACCACCGCCGCCGGCGACAGCTTCGCGGCTGCGGTGCTGGCCGGGCTCGCCACCGGCAAATCGCTCGAGGACGCGGTCGCCGTGGCGATGATCCTCTCGGCCAAGGTCATCCGCAGCCACGGCGCGCTCGCCCCGGCGATCTTCGACTGA
- the ltnD gene encoding L-threonate dehydrogenase produces MSKQTAAVIGLGSMGYGVASSLLRGGHAVHGFDINEASVTRFRDAGGADGGMDAVASGLDVVLTVVINAAQTEDVLFGEGGIVPHLAPGTVIVSCATVAPDFAREMEARCTEAGLLYLDAPISGGPERSARGELSVLASGHPDAFAKARPCLDAMASQVYELGDEAGPGSAMKAINQLLVGVNLAAMAEAMTFGMTQGVSPEKFAEIIPQCAGTSWVLENRAPHVVEGDYTPKSAVDIWPKDLGIVLDTAHASKFSAPLTAAALQQWVAAQGQGLGREDDAALIKVYARNAGLDLPQKK; encoded by the coding sequence ATGAGCAAGCAGACAGCCGCCGTGATCGGCCTCGGCTCCATGGGCTACGGCGTGGCGTCGTCGCTCCTGCGGGGCGGACATGCGGTGCACGGTTTCGACATCAACGAGGCGAGCGTCACGCGCTTTCGCGACGCGGGCGGGGCCGATGGCGGCATGGATGCGGTCGCCTCCGGTCTCGACGTGGTCCTGACCGTGGTCATCAACGCGGCCCAGACCGAGGACGTGCTCTTCGGCGAGGGCGGGATCGTGCCTCATCTGGCCCCCGGCACCGTCATCGTCTCCTGCGCGACCGTCGCGCCCGATTTCGCCCGCGAGATGGAGGCCCGCTGCACCGAGGCCGGGCTCCTCTATCTCGACGCGCCGATCTCCGGCGGCCCCGAGCGCAGCGCGCGCGGAGAGCTGTCGGTCCTGGCCTCGGGCCATCCCGACGCCTTCGCCAAGGCGCGCCCCTGCCTCGACGCGATGGCCTCGCAGGTCTACGAACTCGGTGACGAGGCCGGCCCCGGATCGGCCATGAAGGCGATCAACCAGCTCCTCGTCGGCGTCAACCTCGCCGCGATGGCCGAGGCGATGACCTTCGGCATGACCCAGGGCGTCAGCCCCGAGAAATTCGCCGAGATCATCCCCCAATGCGCGGGAACGAGCTGGGTGCTCGAGAACCGCGCACCGCATGTGGTCGAGGGCGATTACACGCCGAAATCGGCCGTCGACATCTGGCCCAAGGATCTCGGCATCGTGCTCGACACGGCGCATGCGTCGAAGTTCAGCGCGCCATTGACCGCCGCGGCGCTCCAGCAATGGGTGGCGGCGCAGGGCCAGGGCCTCGGCCGCGAGGACGACGCCGCGCTCATCAAGGTCTATGCCCGCAATGCGGGTCTCGACCTTCCGCAGAAAAAATGA
- a CDS encoding altronate dehydratase family protein — protein sequence MQTVRLSPEDNVVTAIVPLEVGQEGATTLVPRGHKMATVDIAKGTPVRKYAQIIGYAHEDIPKGAHVHSHNLDFRAVDQEYEFSTNLRPVEPARTQDTFRGFRRSTGRVGTRNHIAIITSVNCSATAAHKIAEHFTEERLAEYPNVDGVTAFVHGTGCGMGGDGTGFEALQRVMWGFARNPNVGGVLMAGLGCEIMQIDWLIESYGLEPGPLFQAMNIQDVGGLAKCVELGIKKIEGMLPIVNAFEREECPASELMVALQCGGSDAWSGITANPAVGHACDLLVAQGGTGVLAETPEIYGAEHLLTARAVDREVGEKLVGLIHWWEDYTARAKGSMDNNPSPGNKRGGLTTILEKSLGAAAKGGTTPLTGVYKYAEPVTARGFTFMDSPGYDPASVTGQIASGCNLVCFTTGRGSAAGYKPSPSMKVATNSEMYNRMVDDMDINAGTILEGKKSVEEVGREIYEMWLRMASGEQSKSELQGLGDYEFVPWQIGCTM from the coding sequence ATGCAGACCGTAAGACTGTCTCCAGAGGACAACGTCGTCACCGCCATCGTGCCGCTCGAAGTCGGCCAGGAGGGGGCGACGACCCTCGTGCCGCGCGGCCACAAGATGGCGACCGTGGACATCGCCAAGGGCACGCCCGTCCGCAAATACGCCCAGATCATCGGCTATGCCCACGAGGACATCCCGAAGGGCGCGCATGTGCACAGCCACAACCTCGACTTCCGCGCCGTCGATCAGGAATACGAGTTCTCGACCAACCTCCGCCCGGTCGAACCCGCCAGGACGCAGGACACGTTCAGGGGCTTCCGCCGCTCGACGGGCCGCGTCGGCACGCGCAACCACATCGCGATCATCACCTCGGTCAATTGCTCGGCCACCGCCGCGCACAAGATCGCCGAGCACTTCACCGAAGAGCGTCTCGCCGAATATCCCAATGTCGACGGGGTGACGGCCTTCGTGCACGGCACCGGCTGCGGCATGGGCGGCGACGGCACCGGCTTCGAGGCGCTGCAACGCGTGATGTGGGGCTTCGCGCGCAATCCCAACGTGGGCGGCGTGCTGATGGCGGGCCTCGGCTGCGAGATCATGCAGATCGACTGGCTGATCGAATCCTACGGGCTCGAGCCGGGGCCGCTCTTCCAGGCGATGAACATCCAGGACGTGGGCGGCCTCGCCAAATGCGTCGAGCTCGGCATCAAGAAGATCGAGGGCATGCTGCCCATCGTCAACGCCTTCGAGCGCGAGGAATGCCCCGCCTCCGAGCTGATGGTCGCCCTGCAATGCGGCGGATCGGATGCGTGGTCCGGCATCACCGCGAACCCCGCCGTGGGCCATGCCTGCGATCTGCTGGTGGCCCAGGGCGGCACCGGCGTGCTGGCCGAGACGCCCGAGATCTACGGGGCCGAGCATCTCCTGACCGCGCGGGCCGTCGATCGCGAAGTGGGCGAAAAGCTCGTCGGCCTCATCCACTGGTGGGAGGATTACACCGCCCGCGCCAAGGGCTCGATGGACAACAACCCCTCCCCCGGCAACAAGCGCGGGGGCCTGACCACGATCCTCGAGAAATCGCTCGGTGCGGCGGCCAAGGGCGGCACGACCCCCCTCACCGGCGTCTACAAATATGCCGAGCCGGTCACCGCCAGGGGGTTCACCTTCATGGACAGCCCCGGCTACGACCCGGCCAGCGTCACCGGACAGATCGCGTCGGGCTGCAACCTCGTCTGCTTCACGACGGGCCGCGGATCGGCCGCGGGCTACAAGCCATCACCCTCGATGAAGGTCGCGACCAACAGCGAGATGTACAATCGCATGGTCGACGACATGGACATCAACGCGGGCACGATCCTCGAGGGCAAGAAGTCGGTCGAGGAAGTCGGCCGCGAGATCTACGAGATGTGGCTCCGCATGGCATCGGGCGAGCAGAGCAAGTCGGAGCTTCAGGGGCTCGGGGATTACGAATTCGTGCCCTGGCAGATCGGTTGCACGATGTAG
- a CDS encoding hydroxypyruvate isomerase family protein, producing MKFSANLGFLWTDRALPDAIRAASAAGFDAVELHWPYETDPAEVRSALDETGLPCLGLNTPRGDTGAGENGLSALPGREGEARAAIEQALDYAVAIDAANVHVMAGVAEGPEAEAAFIANLQFAAARAGRRGILIEPLNHYDAPGYFLNTATQAARIVETVGDPNVKIMFDCYHIQLMQGDLTHRLRTLLPAIGHIQIASVPDRGTPDHGELNYSYIYDLLGELGWQSPLGAEYKVATPTDETLDWLRAARG from the coding sequence ATGAAGTTCTCGGCCAATCTCGGCTTTCTCTGGACCGATCGCGCCCTTCCCGACGCGATCCGCGCGGCCAGCGCCGCGGGCTTCGACGCGGTCGAACTGCACTGGCCCTACGAGACGGATCCGGCCGAGGTCAGATCCGCGCTCGACGAGACGGGCCTGCCCTGCCTCGGTCTGAACACGCCGCGCGGCGATACGGGCGCGGGCGAGAACGGCCTCTCGGCCCTGCCCGGCCGCGAGGGCGAGGCCCGCGCCGCGATCGAGCAGGCGCTCGACTACGCGGTCGCGATCGACGCGGCGAACGTCCACGTCATGGCGGGCGTGGCCGAGGGCCCCGAGGCCGAGGCGGCCTTCATCGCGAACCTGCAATTCGCCGCCGCCCGCGCCGGTCGGCGCGGCATCCTGATCGAGCCGCTCAACCATTACGACGCGCCCGGCTATTTCCTGAACACCGCGACCCAGGCCGCCCGGATCGTCGAGACGGTCGGCGATCCGAACGTCAAGATCATGTTCGACTGCTACCACATCCAGCTGATGCAGGGCGATCTGACCCACCGGCTCCGCACGCTCCTGCCCGCGATCGGCCATATCCAGATCGCGTCCGTTCCCGACCGGGGCACCCCCGATCACGGCGAGTTAAATTATTCCTACATCTACGATCTGCTCGGGGAACTCGGCTGGCAAAGCCCCCTCGGGGCCGAATACAAGGTCGCAACCCCCACCGACGAGACCCTCGACTGGCTGCGCGCCGCGCGCGGCTGA
- a CDS encoding fumarylacetoacetate hydrolase family protein, which produces MKLLRFGPKGQEKPGILDGDGQVRDLSGKVDELAGPGVSLEALEKIRGIDIDSLPVVSDPGRIGSPLAWVPNFFCVGLNYSKHAAETGADEPKEPILFNKTSSALCGPNDTVIIPRNSTKPDWEVELGVVIGKPCLYVSEDEALDYVAGYCTVNDVSERAFQTERGGQWTKGKSAPTFGPVGPWLVTADEVADPQKLDVSLKLNGEVMQKSNTSDMIFTVREIVSYMSQFMQLMPGDIIATGTPEGVGMGMNPQVWLKSGDVMEVSIEGLGDQRQDVANAD; this is translated from the coding sequence ATGAAGCTTCTGAGATTTGGGCCCAAGGGACAGGAAAAGCCGGGGATCCTCGATGGCGACGGTCAGGTCCGCGACCTGAGCGGCAAGGTGGACGAACTGGCCGGTCCGGGCGTGTCGCTCGAGGCGCTCGAAAAGATCCGCGGCATCGACATCGACAGCCTTCCCGTCGTCTCGGATCCCGGCCGCATCGGATCGCCCCTCGCATGGGTGCCGAACTTCTTCTGCGTCGGTCTCAACTACTCCAAGCACGCCGCCGAAACCGGTGCCGACGAGCCGAAGGAGCCGATTCTCTTCAACAAGACCAGCTCCGCCCTCTGCGGTCCGAACGATACGGTCATCATTCCGCGCAACTCGACCAAGCCCGACTGGGAGGTCGAGCTCGGCGTGGTCATCGGCAAGCCCTGCCTCTACGTCTCCGAGGACGAGGCGCTCGACTACGTGGCCGGCTACTGCACGGTTAACGATGTCAGCGAACGGGCCTTTCAGACCGAGCGTGGCGGCCAGTGGACCAAGGGCAAGTCCGCCCCGACCTTCGGTCCCGTGGGCCCCTGGCTCGTGACCGCCGACGAGGTGGCCGATCCGCAGAAACTCGACGTGAGCCTCAAGCTCAACGGCGAAGTCATGCAGAAGTCGAACACCTCGGACATGATCTTCACCGTGCGCGAGATCGTCTCCTACATGAGCCAGTTCATGCAGCTGATGCCGGGCGACATCATCGCGACCGGCACGCCCGAGGGCGTCGGCATGGGGATGAACCCCCAGGTCTGGCTGAAATCCGGCGACGTGATGGAGGTCAGCATCGAGGGCCTCGGCGATCAGCGCCAGGACGTGGCCAACGCCGACTGA
- a CDS encoding GntR family transcriptional regulator yields MADESLPKQIAAELRRDILRGKLKPGAPIKERDTALEMGVSRTPMREAIRILAQEGLVVLRLSRSPLVADPPFDEVVDQLVVLQALEKLSAELACRNATEEDIDRIVEIADRMEREFYTADRLDSFENDMEFHKAIAVASRNHALAETHHAYLARLWRIRYLTSRRRKNRSVVLEQHAAILDALRRRDHAALDKALEDHTGHLAEDMRQVFELEET; encoded by the coding sequence ATGGCGGACGAGTCTTTGCCCAAGCAGATCGCGGCCGAGCTGCGCCGCGACATCCTCCGCGGCAAGCTCAAGCCCGGCGCGCCCATCAAGGAGCGCGACACCGCGCTCGAGATGGGGGTGAGCCGCACGCCCATGCGCGAGGCGATTCGCATCCTCGCGCAGGAGGGGCTGGTGGTCCTGCGCCTGTCGCGCAGTCCGCTCGTCGCCGATCCGCCCTTCGACGAGGTCGTCGACCAGCTGGTCGTGCTGCAGGCCCTCGAAAAGCTCTCGGCCGAGCTCGCCTGCCGCAACGCGACCGAGGAGGATATCGACCGGATCGTCGAGATCGCGGACCGGATGGAGCGCGAGTTCTACACCGCCGACCGGCTCGATTCCTTCGAGAACGACATGGAATTCCACAAGGCGATCGCGGTCGCCTCGCGCAACCATGCGCTCGCCGAAACGCATCACGCCTATCTGGCGCGGCTCTGGCGCATTCGATATCTCACGTCCCGCCGGCGCAAGAATCGCTCCGTCGTGCTCGAACAGCACGCGGCGATCCTCGATGCGCTGCGGCGGCGCGATCACGCGGCGCTCGACAAGGCGCTCGAGGACCACACCGGACATCTGGCCGAAGACATGCGGCAGGTGTTCGAGCTGGAAGAAACCTGA
- a CDS encoding TRAP transporter substrate-binding protein gives MTTTKMLLGAAAGALIAGTASAQEVTLRIQTHYATETPSGQLIAQWVEDVQTMSGGDIAIEMFYSSAVVGTTETFDAAINGILDCDATGGAYQTGKNPAFQFVGDIMGGYDTPWQQYSWLYYGGGLEAAQELYNANGMQLIGWSIYGQESLSSATPLEGPEDLQGWKFRSPPGMETEIFEELGSSPIVMDFTEIFTALETGIIDGTDASGLANNVGLGLYDVVKHATFPGFHSMPSDHLACNQQVWEGLTDQQRRIIEVAWQKLSFQIALTFEKANAEAAAMLQEQGVTLYDWSDEGRATFREAAQVAWEDWGSRSPEAAALLESHKAYLSDLGLISSDDSSGGESSAEDGSSGESTAN, from the coding sequence ATGACGACGACCAAGATGCTGCTTGGTGCCGCTGCCGGTGCCTTGATCGCGGGAACGGCCTCGGCCCAGGAGGTGACGCTCCGCATCCAGACCCATTACGCGACCGAAACCCCGAGCGGTCAGCTGATCGCCCAGTGGGTCGAGGACGTCCAGACGATGTCGGGCGGCGACATCGCGATCGAGATGTTCTATTCCTCGGCCGTGGTCGGCACGACCGAGACCTTCGACGCCGCGATCAACGGCATCCTCGATTGCGACGCGACGGGCGGTGCCTATCAGACCGGCAAGAACCCCGCCTTCCAGTTCGTGGGCGACATCATGGGCGGCTACGACACGCCCTGGCAGCAATACAGCTGGCTCTATTACGGCGGCGGCCTGGAGGCGGCGCAGGAACTCTACAACGCCAACGGGATGCAGCTGATCGGGTGGTCGATCTACGGGCAGGAATCGCTGTCCTCGGCCACGCCTCTCGAAGGGCCCGAGGACCTGCAGGGCTGGAAGTTCCGCTCGCCCCCGGGAATGGAGACCGAGATCTTCGAGGAGCTCGGCTCCTCGCCCATCGTGATGGACTTCACCGAGATCTTCACCGCGCTCGAGACCGGGATCATCGACGGCACCGATGCGAGCGGCCTCGCCAACAACGTGGGCCTCGGCCTCTATGACGTGGTCAAGCACGCGACCTTCCCCGGCTTCCACTCCATGCCGTCCGACCACCTCGCCTGCAACCAGCAGGTCTGGGAGGGGCTGACCGACCAGCAGCGCCGCATCATCGAGGTGGCGTGGCAGAAGCTGTCGTTCCAGATCGCGCTGACCTTCGAGAAGGCCAATGCCGAAGCGGCCGCCATGCTGCAGGAACAGGGCGTGACGCTCTATGACTGGTCCGACGAGGGTCGCGCGACCTTCCGCGAAGCCGCACAGGTCGCCTGGGAGGACTGGGGCAGCCGCTCGCCCGAGGCCGCGGCCCTGCTGGAAAGCCACAAGGCCTATCTCTCCGATCTCGGCCTGATCTCGAGCGACGACAGCTCGGGCGGCGAGAGCTCGGCCGAGGACGGCTCCTCCGGCGAGAGCACGGCCAACTGA